Proteins co-encoded in one Streptomyces roseochromogenus subsp. oscitans DS 12.976 genomic window:
- a CDS encoding PaaI family thioesterase yields MSGSSARLQPPADAVKPVRHPDAPAPGELLGAHYEHCFGCGPGQSHGLHLEARAGEGVSLTAEFTVQPAHQGAPGLAHGGVLTTALDETLGSLNWLLRTIAVTGRLETDFVRPVPVGTTLYLEAEVTAVAGRKIYSTATGRVGAPDGPVAVRADALFIEVKVDHFIDHGRKEEIQAAMSDPDQIRRTRAFEVNP; encoded by the coding sequence GTGAGTGGTAGTTCCGCACGTCTTCAGCCTCCCGCCGACGCGGTGAAACCGGTACGGCACCCCGACGCACCCGCGCCCGGAGAACTCCTCGGTGCCCACTACGAACACTGTTTCGGTTGTGGCCCCGGGCAGTCGCACGGACTGCACCTGGAGGCCCGGGCCGGCGAGGGTGTCTCGCTGACCGCCGAGTTCACCGTCCAGCCCGCCCACCAGGGCGCCCCGGGCCTCGCGCACGGCGGAGTGCTGACCACGGCCCTCGACGAGACCCTCGGCTCGCTGAACTGGCTGCTGCGCACCATCGCCGTCACCGGCCGGCTGGAGACCGACTTCGTGCGGCCCGTTCCGGTGGGCACCACGCTCTACTTGGAGGCCGAGGTCACCGCCGTCGCCGGGCGGAAGATCTACTCCACCGCCACCGGACGCGTCGGCGCCCCCGACGGGCCCGTCGCCGTACGCGCCGACGCCCTCTTCATCGAGGTCAAGGTCGACCACTTCATCGACCACGGCCGCAAGGAGGAGATCCAGGCCGCCATGAGCGACCCGGACCAGATCCGGCGCACCCGCGCCTTCGAGGTGAACCCGTGA
- a CDS encoding sensor histidine kinase — MGRGKLRIYLGAAPGVGKTYAMLAEAHRRVERGTDCVVAYVEHYDRPRTEVMLHGLELVPRKRLEYREAVFTEMDVDAVLRRAPAVALVDELAHTNVPGSRNAKRWQDVEELLAAGIDVISTVNIQHLESLGDVVESITGVRQQETVPDEVVRRADQIELVDMSPEALRRRMAHGNIYQPDKVDAALSNYFRPGNLTALRELALLWVADRVDEYLNAYRSEHRVSKIWGSRERIVVGLTGGPEGRTLIRRASRLAEKGAGGEVLAVYISRSDGLTSASPKELAVQRTLVEDLGGTFHHVVGDDIPAALLDFARGVNATQIVLGSSRRKAWQYVLGPGVGATVARESGPDLDVHIVTHEEAAKGRGLPVARGARLGRARIISGWLVGLGGPVALAVLLNAVDVGLANDMLLFLAVTVAAALLGGLLPALASVAFGSLLLNYYYTPPLHQWTIADPKNIVAIAIFLCVAVSVASVVDLAARRTHQAARLRAESEILSFLAGNVLRGETSLEELLERVRETFAMESAALLERAGDVEPWTCAGRAGFGRPLERPEDADVDMPVGDHMALALTGRVLPAEDRRVLAAFAAQAAIALDRRRLQEEADQARALAEGNRIRTALLAAVSHDLRTPLAGIKAAVSSLRSDDVAWSEEDRAELLEGIEEGADRLDHLVGNLLDMSRLQTGTVTPIIREIDVDEVVPMALGGVPEDSVELDIPETLPIVEVDPGLLERSVANLVENAVKYSPRGRPVLVSASAIADRVEVRIVDRGPGVPDEAKDRIFEPFQRYGDAPRGAGVGLGLAVARGFAEAMGGTLNAEDTPGGGLTMVLSLRAAGARPEPLPAGEHTAEPPVGEDIAEPERQTL; from the coding sequence ATGGGACGCGGCAAGCTTCGGATCTACCTCGGTGCGGCACCCGGTGTGGGCAAGACCTACGCCATGCTCGCCGAGGCACATCGCCGCGTGGAGCGGGGCACCGACTGTGTCGTGGCCTACGTGGAGCACTACGACCGGCCGCGCACCGAGGTGATGCTGCACGGCCTGGAGCTGGTGCCGCGCAAGCGTCTGGAGTACCGGGAGGCCGTCTTCACCGAGATGGACGTGGACGCCGTACTGCGCCGGGCCCCCGCCGTCGCCCTGGTGGACGAACTAGCCCACACCAACGTCCCCGGCTCCCGCAACGCCAAGCGCTGGCAGGACGTCGAGGAACTGCTCGCGGCCGGCATCGACGTGATCTCCACCGTCAACATCCAGCACCTCGAATCACTCGGCGATGTCGTGGAGTCGATCACCGGGGTGCGGCAGCAGGAGACCGTCCCGGACGAGGTCGTACGGCGGGCCGACCAGATCGAGCTGGTCGACATGTCCCCGGAGGCGCTGCGCCGCCGTATGGCGCACGGCAACATCTACCAGCCGGACAAGGTCGACGCGGCCCTGTCCAACTACTTCCGCCCCGGCAACCTGACCGCCCTGCGCGAGCTGGCCCTGCTGTGGGTGGCCGACCGGGTCGACGAGTACCTGAACGCCTACCGCAGCGAACACCGGGTCTCCAAGATCTGGGGTTCGCGGGAGCGGATCGTGGTCGGCCTGACCGGCGGCCCCGAGGGGCGCACCCTGATACGGCGTGCCTCGCGGCTCGCCGAGAAGGGCGCCGGCGGCGAGGTGCTCGCCGTCTACATCTCCCGCAGCGACGGTCTGACCTCGGCCTCTCCGAAGGAGCTGGCCGTCCAGCGGACCCTTGTGGAGGACCTCGGCGGCACCTTCCACCATGTCGTCGGCGACGACATACCGGCCGCCCTGCTGGACTTCGCGCGGGGCGTGAACGCCACCCAGATCGTGCTGGGCTCCTCGCGCCGCAAGGCCTGGCAGTACGTCCTCGGACCCGGCGTCGGCGCCACGGTCGCCCGCGAGTCCGGCCCCGACCTCGACGTCCACATCGTCACCCACGAGGAGGCCGCCAAGGGGCGCGGACTGCCCGTGGCCCGGGGCGCCCGGCTCGGCCGGGCCCGGATCATCTCGGGCTGGCTGGTCGGGCTCGGCGGCCCGGTCGCGCTGGCGGTGCTGCTGAACGCCGTCGATGTCGGCCTCGCCAACGACATGCTGCTGTTCCTGGCCGTCACGGTCGCGGCGGCCCTGCTCGGCGGCCTGCTGCCCGCGCTGGCCTCGGTGGCCTTCGGCTCGCTGCTGCTGAACTACTACTACACACCGCCGCTGCACCAGTGGACGATCGCCGACCCGAAGAACATCGTGGCCATCGCGATCTTCCTGTGCGTCGCCGTGTCGGTGGCCTCCGTCGTGGACCTCGCCGCCCGGCGCACCCACCAGGCCGCTCGGCTGCGCGCCGAGTCCGAGATCCTCTCCTTCCTCGCCGGGAACGTGCTGCGCGGCGAGACCAGCCTGGAGGAACTGCTGGAGCGGGTCCGGGAGACCTTCGCGATGGAGTCCGCCGCGCTGCTGGAGCGGGCGGGCGACGTCGAGCCGTGGACCTGCGCCGGGCGCGCCGGATTCGGGCGCCCGCTGGAGCGGCCCGAGGACGCCGACGTCGACATGCCGGTCGGCGACCACATGGCGCTCGCGCTCACCGGCCGGGTGCTGCCCGCCGAGGACCGCCGGGTGCTCGCCGCCTTCGCCGCGCAGGCCGCCATCGCCCTGGACCGCCGGCGTCTGCAGGAGGAGGCCGACCAGGCCCGTGCACTCGCCGAGGGCAACCGCATCCGCACCGCCCTGCTGGCCGCCGTCAGCCACGACCTGCGCACCCCGCTGGCCGGCATCAAGGCCGCCGTCTCCTCGCTGCGCTCCGACGACGTGGCCTGGTCCGAGGAGGACCGGGCGGAGTTGCTGGAGGGCATCGAGGAGGGCGCCGACCGGCTCGACCACCTCGTCGGCAACCTGCTGGACATGTCCCGCCTGCAGACCGGCACGGTCACCCCCATCATCCGCGAGATCGACGTGGACGAGGTGGTCCCGATGGCTCTGGGCGGCGTACCCGAGGACAGCGTCGAGCTGGACATCCCCGAGACGCTGCCGATCGTCGAGGTCGACCCCGGGCTGCTGGAGCGGTCCGTGGCCAACCTGGTGGAGAACGCCGTCAAGTACAGCCCGCGCGGGCGGCCCGTGCTGGTCTCCGCCAGCGCCATCGCCGACCGGGTCGAGGTGCGCATCGTGGACCGCGGGCCGGGCGTACCGGACGAGGCGAAGGACCGCATATTCGAACCCTTCCAGCGCTACGGCGACGCTCCGCGCGGCGCCGGGGTCGGGCTCGGACTCGCGGTCGCCCGGGGCTTCGCCGAGGCCATGGGCGGCACCCTCAACGCCGAGGACACACCGGGTGGCGGACTCACCATGGTCCTCAGCCTCCGCGCGGCAGGAGCGCGTCCCGAGCCGCTTCCCGCGGGGGAGCACACCGCAGAGCCCCCCGTCGGGGAGGACATCGCAGAACCAGAAAGGCAGACCCTATGA
- a CDS encoding OB-fold nucleic acid binding domain-containing protein: protein MSAVPRSEKPAGRFRRMLDRLSSSQEDLESEELREDAETAGCTKIGDCHDRQIVTVTGTLRTVTLRPRAGVPALEAELFDGSAALDVVWLGRRSIVGIEPGRKLIASGRISMSRGRRVLFNPKYELRPLGRE, encoded by the coding sequence ATGAGTGCTGTTCCTCGATCCGAAAAGCCGGCCGGCCGGTTCCGGCGCATGCTCGACCGGCTCTCCTCGTCGCAGGAGGACCTGGAGTCCGAGGAGCTGCGCGAGGACGCCGAGACAGCGGGCTGTACCAAGATCGGTGACTGCCACGACCGGCAGATCGTCACCGTAACTGGTACCTTGCGCACGGTTACCTTGCGACCGCGCGCCGGGGTCCCCGCCCTGGAAGCCGAGCTGTTCGACGGCTCCGCCGCGCTGGACGTGGTGTGGCTCGGCAGGCGTTCCATCGTGGGCATAGAACCGGGGCGCAAGCTGATCGCATCGGGCCGGATCTCGATGAGCCGGGGCCGCCGCGTGCTGTTCAACCCCAAATACGAACTGCGACCCCTCGGACGGGAGTAG
- a CDS encoding DUF3710 domain-containing protein: protein MFGRRKKKGAAEDAAGEAEQVVDSVDTEADEEAQEGGRERVRLEPGPRPDGPWDSEEVRDAAEGRVDLGGMFVPGVEGMELRVEVAGDAIVAATVVLRDSAIQLQAFAAPKREGIWGEVREEIGSGITQQGGIVDEVEGPLGWELRAQVPVQLPDGTGGFQVVRFVGVDGPRWFLRGVISGQGAVQPQAAGLLEQIFRDTVVVRGEGPMAPRDPIVLKLPNDAQMVPEGIQQEEGSRFSGGMGQLQRGPEITEVR, encoded by the coding sequence GTGTTCGGACGTCGCAAGAAGAAGGGTGCCGCCGAGGACGCGGCCGGCGAGGCCGAGCAGGTCGTCGACAGCGTCGACACCGAGGCGGACGAGGAAGCGCAAGAGGGCGGGCGCGAGCGCGTCCGGCTGGAGCCCGGGCCCCGGCCCGACGGGCCCTGGGACAGCGAAGAGGTGCGCGATGCGGCCGAGGGCCGCGTGGACCTCGGCGGGATGTTCGTCCCGGGCGTGGAAGGGATGGAGCTGCGGGTCGAGGTCGCCGGTGACGCGATCGTCGCCGCGACGGTCGTGCTGCGCGACAGCGCCATTCAGCTCCAGGCGTTCGCCGCGCCCAAGCGCGAGGGCATCTGGGGTGAGGTCCGCGAGGAGATCGGGAGCGGTATCACCCAGCAGGGTGGCATCGTCGACGAGGTCGAGGGCCCGCTCGGCTGGGAGCTGCGCGCCCAGGTGCCGGTGCAGCTGCCCGACGGCACCGGCGGCTTCCAGGTCGTACGGTTCGTCGGTGTGGACGGCCCGCGCTGGTTCCTGCGCGGTGTGATCTCCGGCCAGGGCGCCGTGCAGCCGCAGGCCGCGGGTCTGCTGGAGCAGATCTTCCGGGACACCGTCGTGGTCCGCGGCGAGGGCCCGATGGCGCCCCGAGACCCGATCGTCCTCAAGCTGCCCAACGACGCGCAGATGGTCCCCGAGGGCATCCAGCAGGAGGAGGGCTCGCGGTTCTCGGGCGGTATGGGGCAGTTGCAGCGCGGACCGGAGATCACGGAAGTCCGCTGA
- a CDS encoding response regulator, with protein MTRVLVVDDEPQIVRALVINLKARKYEVDAAADGRTALELAASRHPDVVVLDLGLPDMDGTEVIKGLRGWTRVPILVLSARHSSDEKVEALDAGADDYVTKPFGMDELLARLRAAVRRAEPVGPGDDDLTTVETEGFTVDLAAKKVNRAGKDVRLTPTEWHLLEVLVRNTGRLVSQKQLLQEVWGPSYGTETNYLRVYMAQLRRKLETDPSHPKHFITEPGMGYRFEK; from the coding sequence ATGACCCGGGTGCTCGTGGTCGACGACGAGCCGCAGATCGTGCGCGCCCTCGTGATCAACCTCAAGGCGCGCAAGTACGAGGTCGACGCGGCCGCCGACGGCAGGACCGCCCTCGAACTCGCCGCCTCCCGCCATCCCGACGTGGTCGTGCTCGACCTGGGTCTGCCCGACATGGACGGCACCGAGGTGATCAAGGGGCTGCGCGGCTGGACGCGCGTACCCATCCTGGTGCTGTCCGCCCGGCACTCCTCCGACGAGAAGGTGGAGGCGCTCGACGCGGGCGCCGACGACTACGTCACCAAGCCCTTCGGCATGGACGAGCTGCTGGCCCGGCTGCGGGCCGCCGTGCGCCGGGCCGAGCCGGTCGGACCCGGCGACGACGACCTGACGACCGTCGAGACCGAGGGCTTCACCGTCGACCTGGCCGCCAAGAAGGTCAACCGCGCCGGCAAGGACGTCCGGCTCACCCCGACCGAGTGGCATCTGCTGGAGGTGCTGGTCCGCAACACCGGCCGGCTGGTCAGCCAGAAGCAGCTGCTGCAGGAGGTGTGGGGGCCGTCGTACGGCACCGAGACCAACTACCTGCGCGTATACATGGCCCAGCTGCGCCGCAAGCTGGAGACGGACCCGTCGCACCCGAAGCACTTCATCACGGAGCCGGGGATGGGATACCGGTTCGAGAAGTGA
- a CDS encoding DUF3093 domain-containing protein → MQLSATPYEERLTAPRSWWLISFLVGVSFALILLPFGTLPLLGGLVGGTAAAAVVASAYGSLRIRVVGDSLIAGEAKIPVSALGEAEVLDAEEARAWRTYKADTRAFLLLRAYIPTALRVEVTDPQDPTPYLYLSTREPERLAAAIATARTANS, encoded by the coding sequence ATGCAGCTCTCCGCCACCCCGTACGAAGAACGCCTCACCGCCCCCCGTTCGTGGTGGTTGATCAGCTTTCTCGTGGGTGTCTCGTTCGCCTTGATCCTGCTCCCCTTCGGCACCCTGCCGCTGCTCGGCGGCCTGGTCGGCGGTACGGCCGCGGCGGCGGTGGTCGCGAGCGCGTACGGCTCGCTGCGCATCCGTGTCGTGGGTGACTCACTGATCGCGGGCGAGGCGAAGATCCCGGTGTCGGCGCTGGGCGAGGCTGAGGTGCTGGACGCGGAGGAGGCCCGCGCCTGGCGGACGTACAAGGCCGACACGCGCGCGTTCCTGCTGCTGCGGGCCTACATCCCCACGGCGCTGCGGGTGGAGGTCACGGACCCGCAGGACCCGACGCCGTACCTGTATCTGTCGACGCGGGAGCCGGAGAGGCTGGCGGCAGCGATCGCGACGGCCCGCACGGCGAACTCCTAA
- a CDS encoding potassium channel family protein, which produces MRVAIAGAGAVGRSIAAELLENGHEVLLVDKAPTAISVERVPQAEWLLADACEITSLDEAALQRCNVVIAATGDDKVNLVVSLLAKTEYGVPRVVARVNNPKNEWLFNEAWGVDVAVSTPRLMSALVEEAVSVGDLVRLLRFSHGDANLVELTLPEESALAGTQVGDVEWPEDTSLVTIIRGTRVLTPSKEDSLEAGDELLFVAAQAREEQLEELLSVRREES; this is translated from the coding sequence ATGAGGGTCGCCATTGCCGGAGCCGGCGCCGTCGGCCGCTCGATCGCGGCCGAGCTGCTGGAGAACGGCCACGAGGTCCTGCTCGTCGACAAGGCCCCGACCGCCATCTCGGTGGAGCGGGTGCCGCAGGCGGAGTGGCTGCTGGCCGACGCCTGCGAGATCACCTCCCTGGACGAGGCGGCGCTGCAGCGCTGCAACGTCGTCATCGCCGCGACCGGCGACGACAAGGTCAACCTGGTCGTCTCGCTGCTCGCCAAGACGGAGTACGGCGTCCCGCGCGTCGTCGCCCGCGTCAACAACCCGAAGAACGAATGGCTGTTCAACGAGGCCTGGGGCGTGGACGTGGCGGTCTCCACCCCGCGTCTGATGTCGGCCCTGGTCGAGGAGGCGGTCTCGGTCGGCGACCTGGTCCGTCTGCTCCGCTTCAGCCACGGTGACGCCAACCTCGTCGAGCTGACCCTGCCCGAGGAGTCGGCCCTGGCCGGCACCCAGGTCGGCGACGTCGAGTGGCCGGAGGACACCTCCCTGGTCACGATCATCCGCGGCACCCGCGTCCTGACCCCCTCCAAGGAGGACTCCCTGGAGGCGGGCGACGAACTCCTCTTCGTGGCGGCTCAGGCCCGGGAGGAGCAGCTGGAGGAGCTGCTGTCGGTGCGGCGGGAAGAGTCCTGA
- a CDS encoding DUF3159 domain-containing protein: MTSLDKPTEDAGQAPTDDARAVTEAALFEAFGGVRGMVETVVPGLLFVAIFTVNKNLHVSAIAALIVSLVLVVVRLAMRDTVKHAFSGVFGVAFGVVFAMFTGNAKDFYLPGMLYTLGLAVAYIVTTLAGVPLIGLILGPVFKENLSWRTRNPGRKKAYAKASWAWGLILLAKCAILFPLYWWSDTTKLGWVLVALKIPPFLLAVWLTWVFLAKAPAPIDVFAEMEAEEKAEQERKAALAAEGGDVSGGRHRRDA, translated from the coding sequence GTGACGTCCCTCGACAAGCCGACCGAAGACGCCGGTCAGGCGCCGACCGACGACGCCCGGGCGGTGACCGAGGCCGCGCTGTTCGAGGCGTTCGGCGGGGTCCGTGGCATGGTCGAGACGGTCGTGCCGGGCCTGCTCTTCGTCGCGATCTTCACGGTCAACAAGAACCTGCACGTGTCGGCGATCGCCGCGCTGATCGTCTCTCTCGTCCTGGTCGTGGTCCGGCTCGCCATGAGGGACACCGTCAAGCACGCCTTCAGTGGTGTGTTCGGGGTGGCCTTCGGTGTCGTGTTCGCGATGTTCACCGGCAACGCCAAGGACTTCTACCTCCCCGGCATGCTCTACACGCTGGGCCTGGCGGTGGCGTACATCGTGACGACCCTCGCCGGTGTGCCGCTGATCGGTCTCATCCTCGGCCCGGTCTTCAAGGAGAACCTCTCCTGGCGCACCCGCAACCCCGGCCGCAAGAAGGCCTACGCGAAGGCGAGTTGGGCCTGGGGCCTGATCCTGCTCGCCAAGTGCGCGATCCTCTTCCCGCTCTACTGGTGGTCCGACACCACCAAGCTCGGCTGGGTCCTGGTCGCCCTGAAGATCCCGCCGTTCCTGCTGGCGGTCTGGCTCACCTGGGTCTTCCTGGCGAAGGCGCCCGCGCCGATCGACGTGTTCGCGGAGATGGAGGCGGAGGAGAAGGCCGAGCAGGAGCGCAAGGCCGCGCTGGCCGCCGAGGGCGGTGACGTGTCCGGCGGACGGCACCGCAGGGACGCGTAG
- the dut gene encoding dUTP diphosphatase, whose protein sequence is MSPLDVLIRRVDPDVPLPAYEHPGDAGADLRTTEPCELKPGERAVLPTGVSIALPEGYAAFVHPRSGLAARCGVALVNAPGTVDAGYRGEIKVIVVNLDPRDSVRFERFDRIAQLVVQQVERVRFQEVVELPGSARAEGGFGSTGGHAAVGGGSGTCGQAAMGGPTGGNRYASVVSDREGQ, encoded by the coding sequence GTGAGCCCTCTCGACGTACTCATCCGCCGAGTCGACCCGGACGTGCCGCTTCCGGCGTACGAGCACCCCGGGGACGCCGGAGCCGATCTGCGCACCACCGAGCCGTGCGAGCTGAAGCCCGGCGAGCGGGCTGTACTTCCCACGGGGGTGTCGATCGCCCTGCCCGAGGGGTACGCCGCCTTCGTGCATCCGCGTTCCGGCCTCGCCGCCCGCTGCGGTGTCGCCCTCGTGAATGCCCCGGGGACGGTTGATGCCGGGTACCGTGGGGAGATCAAGGTGATCGTGGTGAATCTCGACCCGCGCGACAGCGTGCGGTTCGAGCGCTTCGACCGGATTGCCCAACTGGTCGTCCAGCAGGTCGAGAGGGTCCGCTTCCAGGAGGTGGTGGAACTTCCCGGCTCGGCGCGGGCCGAGGGGGGCTTCGGGTCCACCGGTGGCCATGCCGCGGTGGGCGGCGGGAGCGGCACATGCGGTCAGGCCGCCATGGGCGGTCCGACGGGTGGGAATCGATACGCTTCGGTTGTATCCGACCGGGAAGGACAGTGA